The DNA sequence CCATAGTGCCCCCACGGTATCGAGCGCGGGTGACGGCAGGCGGCATCGACACGGCTCGGAGGGCCACCGGGCGGACCGCGGGGCGGACGCCGGGCGAGCGGCCGGCGAGCGGCCGGGCGGGCCGACGCCGCCCCTCGGCTCGCGACAGGAGGCGCTCACGGGTCATCCACCAGAGTTGTCGGCGCTGACGGCCATGGCACGATGCGACCATCGCCGCGCACCGGCACGGGGCACGAGACGAAGGGGCGCGATGCGCGAGTTGAGGCAGGTCGCCACCGGGGTCTGGGTCGCGACCGCGCAGGTCTGGACGTCGAACACCGTCGTCGTGGTCGACGACGACGGCGCCGCGCTCGTCGTCGACCCGGGCATCACTCGCGCGGAGGTCGACGGGCTCGTCGCGGCGGTCGAGGCCCACGGGTGGCGCGTGGTCGCCGGCCTGTCGACGCACCCGCACTGGGACCACGTGCTGTGGTCACCGGCCTGGGGCGCCGCGCCGCGGTTCGCGGCGCCACGCGCGATCGCAGCGCTGGCGGGCGATGTCGAGCGCGGATGGGCCGAGGCGTCCGCGACCGCGCCTGGGCACGACCGCGCGCTGTTCGGCGCGCTGACCCCGCTTCCGACGGCGGACGGCGCCCCGCTCGGCTCCCCGGTCCCGCTCGGCTCCCCGGTCCCGCTCGGCCCGCCGGCGCCGCGCGGCTGCCGGGTCGTGACGCACGACGCGCACGCGCCCGGGCACCTGGCGCTCGTGACGCGTGGCGTGCTCGTGGCGGGCGACATGCTCTCGGACGTCGAGGTGCCGCTGCTCGACGTCGGGCCGGGCGGGGACGGCGCACGCGCACCGCGGGACCCGGTCGCCGACTACCGCGCGGCGCTCGACGCGCTGGAGCGCGCTGTCGAGGAGTGCGAGGTGGACGTGCTCGTCCCCGGGCACGGGGCGGTGGCCGTCGGGCGCGAGGCGATCGCGCGGCGGTTCGCCGACGACCGCGCGTACCTGCGCGACCCCGACGGGTCGAGGGACCCGCGGCTGGCCGACGCGTGGGTCGCGGGCGAGCACGCCGCCCAGGTCGCCTTCCTGCGCTCGCGCGCCACGGGGTGACGGGCCGCGGGGTGAGGGCCCGCGAGGTGAGGGACCGCCGCACGGAGACGCACGCCGCAGGGCGCGGGATCGTTCAGCGGGCGGCCGAGGGCCACGCCGCCTGACGGGCGGCGACGGCGCGGACCACGCGCGCCCAGAGCGCGAAGGCGGCGAGGGTCGCGGCGGTGGCGCCGAGGTCGGCCGCCACGTCGAGGCGCGACGCGGTCTGAGCGCCGAACGCCTCGACGTTGCCCAGCAGCATCGCAGCGAGCCAGCAGCCCCACCAGAGCCCGAGCGTGGCCCGAGGGCGCACACCCGTCCCGGCGGCGACGTCGCGCACGACCTGGTAGGGGAACCAGAGGTTGACGATCGGGACCACCCACCCCAGCCAGACCCAGACGCCGCCGCGCACGTGACCGACCTCAGATGCGGCCTGCGCGAACGCCCGGGCGGCCGACAGCCACCCACATGTGACGACAAAGGCCCCGACCTGGGCGAGGACCACCAGGAGTCCCGTGACGTCGACGGCGGTCGTGCCGGCCGCAGGGCCGCCGCCCGCGCGTCCGCTCGCCGCCGAAGCGGCCGCGTGGAGCGTCGCGAGCAGGAGCGCGACCTGCGCCAGCGTGACCGCCGCCGCGATCGCGACCGTCGCTGTGGCGAGCCGGGTCGGCGCCTGCGGCAGCACCGGGGTCCGGCGCGGCTGGTAGCCCCGGAAGGCGGGCACATCGCGTGCGTCCGGGCCCGCGCGCAGCGCCGGCCCGGGCGACGGCGACGGCGGTGTCAGATGCGGGACGCGCGGTTGCTCGGTCATCAGGGCCCTTCAGGTCGGCGAACGCGCGCCACGCTACGGCGGGCGAGGCCGTGCCCGAGGGCAAACGATCAGCGCCGGCCGGTGAGCGATCACCGGCCGGCGCCAGGCTCGCTAAGGCTCAGGCCTCGACGACGACCGGGACGATCATCGGGCGGCGCCGCAGCCGGCGGTTGACCCATTGGCCGATCACGCGGCGCATGATCTGCTGGAGCTGGTAGGTGTCGGTCGCGCCCGCCGTGATGGCGTCCTCCAACGCCTTGACCACCTCGGGGCGGATCTCGTCGAACACCGCGGCGTCCTCCGCCATGCCGCGCACCAGGATCTGGGGGCCCGCCAGCACCTTGCCGGTCGCGGAGTCGACCACGGCGAAGACCGAGACGAAGCCCTCCTCGCCGAGGATGCGACGGTCCTTGAGCTCGGCCTCGGTGATCTCGCCGACGCTCGACCCGTCGACGTACACGTACCCGCACGGCACCGCGCCGACGACCGACGCCTTGCCGTCCACGAGGTCGACGACGACGCCGTCCTCGGCGAGGACGACGCGCTCGGCGGGCACGCCGGTGCGCACCGCGAGCGCCCCGTTGGCCACCAGGTGGCGGACCTCACCGTGCACCGGCATGACGTTCTTGGGCCGCAGCACGTTGTAGCAGTACAGGAGCTCGCCCGCGGACGCGTGCCCGGAGACGTGCACCTTGGCGTTGCCCGAATGGACCACGCGCGCGCCGAGCCGGGTCAGCCCGTTGATGACGCGGAACACCGAGTTCTCGTTCCCGGGGATGAGCGACGAGGCGAGGATGACGGTGTCGCCGTGGCCGACCCGCACCTGGTGGTCGCCGTTGGCCATGCGGCTGAGCGCGGCCATCGGCTCGCCCTGCGACCCGGTCGACATGTAGACGATCTGGTCGTCGGGCAGGTCGGCGGCCTTCTTGAGGTCGATCAGCACCCCGTCGGGCACCCGGAGGTATCCCAGGTCGGCGGCGATGGCCATATTGCGCACCATCGAGCGTCCGACGAGCGCGACTCGCCGCCCGTGGTTCTGGGCCGCGTTGAGCACCTGCTGCACGCGGTGCACGTGCGAGGCGAACGAGGCCACGATGATGCGCTTGTCGGCCTGCGCGAACACCGAGTCGAGCACGGGTCCGATCTCGACCTCGGGCGTGACGAAGCCGGGCACCTCGGCGTTGGTCGAGTCGACCATGAACAGGTCGACGCCCTGCTCCCCCAGCCGCGCGAACGCGCGCAGGTCGGTGATGCGCCCGTCGAGCGGGAGCTGGTCCATCTTGAAGTCGCCCGTGTGCAGCACGGTGCCGGCGTCGGTCGTGACCGCCACGGCGAGCGCGTCCGGGATCGAGTGGTTGACGGCGACGAACTCGCACGAGAACACGCCGAACCGCTCGGTCTGCCCCTCCTTGACCGCGAGCGTGATGGGCGAGATCCGGTGCTCCTTGAGCTTCGCCTCAACGAAGGCGAGCGTGAGCTGCGATCCGACCAGCGGGATGTCGCGCTTGAGCCGCAGCAGGTAGGGCACGGCGCCGATGTGGTCCTCGTGCCCGTGCGTGAGCACGATCGCCTCGACGTCGTCCAGGCGGTCCTTGATGTAGTCGAAGTCCGGCAGGATCAGGTCGACGCCGGGCTGGTTGTCCTCGGGGAACAGCACGCCGCAGTCGATGATCAGCAGGCGGCCGGCGTATTCGAGCACGGCCATGTTGCGGCCGACCTCGCCGAGGCCGCCGAGCGCGACGATCCGCAGGCCTCCCGCGCGCAGGGGCGGCGGCAGGGTCAGCTCAGGGTGTGGGTGGCTCACGGGGAACTCCATCAAGACGTCGGGGTGTGAAGGGGTGGCCGGGGTCTGCCCGGCCGAGAGTCGTGGCGCGCTCAGGAGGTCGCGGCGAGCGCGCCCGCGTCGACCAGGCTCGCGCGCACCGCGGCGGCCTCGTCGTCGGACGCCGCCACGAGCGGCAGGCGGACCGTGCGGCCGGTCACGACGCCGAGCGCCTCGACCGCCGCCTTGGCCATGACGGCCTGGAAACCGGCGCCGTTGAGCGCGGTGATCGCGGGCAGCGCGGCGCGGAACGCCGCGAGCGCGCCGGCGGTGTCTCCGGCGTCCCAGGCCGCGACGGCCTGGGCGAAGGCGCCGGGCACGGCGTGCGCGGCGACCGAGACGACGCCGGCGCCGCCGTGGGCGAGGAAGGGCAGGAGCAGCGCGTCGTCGCCTGAGTACCAGGCCAGGCCGGTGCTCGCGGACAGGCCAGCCACGGCCGCCACGTCACCCGAAGCGTCCTTGGTCGCGACGATCAGCGGGTGGCGCGCGACGCGCTCGTACGCCTGCGCGCTCACGCGTACGCCGGTGCGTCCGGGGACGTCGTAGAGCATGACGGGCTTGCCGCCCGCGTCGGCGACGGTCTCGAAGTGCCGGGCCAGGCCCTCCTGCGACGGGCGCGAGTAGTAGGGCGAGACGACCAGGAGGCCGTCGGCCCCCGCCTGCGCGGCCTGCTGGGCCATGCGGGCCGCGTGCGCGGTGTCGTTCGACCCCGCTCCCGCGAGGACTGTGGCGCGGTCGCCGACCGCGTCGACGACGGCGGCGACGAGGTCCGCCTTCTCGGGCGCGTGCGTCGTCGGCGCCTCGCCCGTGGTGCCGTTCAGGACGATGCCGTCACAGCCGTGGTCCACCAGCCAGACCGCCAATCTGCGCGCGGCCTCCAGGTCCACTGTCCCGTCGGCCGCCATCGGGGTCACCATCGCGGTGAGAACGGCCCCGAAGGGGCGCGCGGGGTTTGACGTCAGAGCCATGGGAACACCGTACCGGCCGAGACACGTGGGCTCCCGCCACGCGGCGACGTGAGCCGCGACGCGGCATGCTCGGAGCATGGTCACCGCGCTGTCCCCCGCTCTCGTCTCCCACCTGCCCACAGGTCTGCTGGTCGACGGGCACTGGGGCCCGGCGACCGGCGGCCGCACGTTCGAGGTCGCCGACCCCGCAACCGGGGATGTGCTGTTCGACGTCGCCGACGCCGCCCCCGAGGACGCCCGCCGCGCCCTGGCCGCCGCGCACGACGCCGCGCCGGCCTGGCGCGCCACCCCGCCGCGCGAGCGCGGCGAGCTGCTGCGCGCCGTCTACGAACGCCTGGTCGCGCGCGCCGACGACGTCGCCGCGCTCATCACCGCCGAGTCCGGCAAGACCCGCGCCGAGGCGCGGGCCGAGGCGCTCTACGGCGCCGACTTCCTGCGCTGGTACGCCGAGGAGGCCGTGCGCCTGCCCGGGCTCGCGCGCACCGCGCCCGGCGGCGCCAACCGCCAGCTCGTCCACCGCCGTCCGATCGGGCCGGCGCTGCTGATCACCCCGTGGAACTTCCCGCTGGCCATGGCGACCCGCAAGATCGGCCCGGCGCTCGCCGCCGGGTGCTGCGTCGTCGTCAAGCCGGCCCACCTGGCCCCGCTGACGACGATGCTCGTGGCCGAGGTGCTGCGCTCCGAGCTGGAGGAGCGCGGGCTGCCGGCCGGCGTCGTCAACGTCGTGCCGACGTCGCGCTCCGCCGCGGCGACCTCGCCGCTGCTGGCCGACCCGCGTCTGCGCAAGCTCTCGTTCACCGGCTCGACCGCCGTGGGCCGCTCGCTGCTCGAACAGGCCGCCGCCCAGGTGCTCGGGGTGTCGATGGAGCTCGGCGGCAACGCGCCGTTCATCGTCATGCCCGACGCCGACCTCGACGCCGCGATCGAGGGCGCCATGGTGGCCAAGCTGCGCAACGCCGGGCAGTCGTGCGTCGCGGCCAACCGGTTCCTCGTGCACGACTCGCTCGCGCGCCAGTTCGCGCGGCGCCTCGCCGAGCGGTTCGACGCGCTGCGGCTGGGTCCCGGCGCCGACGATGGCGTCGACCTCGGCCCGCTCATCGACCCCGCCGCGGTGGAGAAGGTCGACGCGCTGGTCGCCGATGCGACCGCGCGCGGCGCGCAGGTGCTCGCCGGGGGCGAGCGGCTGGCGCGTCCGGGCTCGTTCTACCGGCCGACGGTGCTGACGGGCGTGGGACCCGACGCGCGCGTGGCGCGTGAGGAGGTCTTCGGCCCGGTGGCGCCCGTCATCGCGTTCGCCGACGACGACGAGGCGATCGCGCTGGCCAACGACACCGAGTACGGGCTCGCGGCCTACGCGTACACGACGTCATTGGCGCGCGCGGCGCGGCTGGGCGACGAGCTCGAGGCCGGGATGATCGGCCTCAACCGCGGCATGGTCTCCGACGCGAGCGCGCCGTTCGGCGGGCTCAAGCAGTCGGGCCTCGGACGCGAGGGCGGCGAGGCGGGCGTCGAGGAGTACCTCGAGACGGTCTACGTGGCCCTCTGACGCCCACCGCGGCGCGGACCACGCGCTGCGCGACGAGACGGCGTTGTCCCCTCGGCGCGGGGCGTGGTTGGGTGTGCCGGTGGCACGCATCCCACCGAGTCCCGCCGTGCGCGCGGCGACGCGCCAGGGGCTGTCGGTCGCGATCGCGACGGGGCTGTACGGCGTCTCGTTCGGGGCGCTCTCGGTGGCCGCCGGGATCGGTGTGCTGCCCACCATGGCGCTGAGCCTGCTGCTGTTCTCGGGCGGCTCCCAGTTCGCGCTCGTCGGCGTCGTCGGGGCGGGCGGGTCGCCCGTGGCGGCCGTCGCGACCGCGGCCCTGTTGGGCGCCCGCAACACCCTCTACGGCGCGGTGGTCACGCCGCTGCTCGGCGTGCGCGGGCCGCGGCGCGCGCTCGCGGCGCAGCTCACCATCGACGAGTCGACCGCGGTCGCCGCCGCCCAGGCCGACCGGCGCGCCGCGCGCGCCGGGTTCTGGGTCACCGGAGTGGGCGTGTTCGCGCTGTGGAACGCGTTCACTCTGCTCGGCGCCCTGGCGGGGCACGCGATGGGCGACCCGCGCGCGTGGGGCCTCGACGCGGCGGCGGCTGCGGCCTTCCTGGCGCTGGTGTGGCCGCGGCTCGCCTCGCGCGCGACCCAGGTCGTGGCGGGCGTCGCCGTCCTCGTGTCGGTCGCGCTCATCCCCGTGGCGCCGTCGGGCATCCCGGTGCTCGCCGCGGCGGCGTCGGCGATCGTCGTCGGCTGGGTGGCCGGGCCGCGCGCCACGGCGCCCGCGAGCGAGCGGGCGGGCGCATGAGCGCCGCAGCGCTGTGGGCCACGGTTCTGGCGGCCTCACTCGCGTGCTTCGCGCTCAAGCTCGCCGGGCACCTGGTGCCCGAGCACTGGCTGGCCGACCCGCGCGTCGCGCGCCTGACCTCGCTGGTGACCGTCGCGCTGCTCACCTCGCTCGTCGTGGTCCAGACGCTGGGCGCGGGCCGCGGCGTGACGCTCGACGCCCGCCTGCCCGCCCTCGCCGTGGCCGCGATCGCGCTCGTCCTGCGCGCGCCGTTCATCGTGGTCGTGGTGCTCGCGGCGGCGACCGCCGCCGGCCTGCGGTGGCTCGGGTGGGGCTGAGGCGCGGTCGTCCCCACGCGTGACGGTACGGTCGAGCCCATGGCTCTGTTCACCTCCGCCGACGGCGTGAGCGCCGACGTCTCGGTCCGGCCCGCCGTGCCCGGTGACGAGGACGCCGTGACCCGCGTCCAGACCGCGGCGTGGCGCGTGGCGCCCGCGCTGGGCGACGCCGTCGTCGACCTTGTGGACGCCGACGCCGTCCGCGCGCGGTGGGCGCAGGCGGTGACCGCTCCGCCAGGCCCGGGATTCGCGGTGCTGGTCGCGCTGGCGGGGCCGGCCGTCGTCGGCTTCACCGCGGTGGCGCCGGGCCAACTGCTCGCCCTGGAGGTCGACCCGGCCCACCGCCGGCGCGGGCACGGCTCACGGCTCCTGTCGGCCGCCGTCGACCGGCTGCGCGCCGACGGCGCCGACGCCGTGGTCACCTGGGTGCTCGACGGCGACGAGGCGCGCGAGCGCTTCCTCGGGCAGTCCGGGCTCGGCCCCGACGGCCCCGAGCGCGCGTTGGCCGTCGGGCTTGAGGCCGACGGGGTGCGCAGCGTCGTCGAGCACCGCTGGTCCGCGCTGCTGTGAGCTGATCCGGGCCGCGCGCCGCGTGCAACCGCGCGCGCCAGCGACGCGCGCGCCGACGCGCGGCGGCCTCCGCGCGGGCGTCAGGGCTGTTTGACTTGGCCGATGGTCACCTCCGGCGACTCGCTGTGGCGCACCCTTGTGGGCCTGCGAGGCAACCCCCGCGCCTGCGTCTGGACCGAGCCCCTGTGGGGCCTGTCGATGGCGCTCGTGCTCCCGTACCTCTCGGTGTTCATGCTGTCCCTGGGCCTGCATGACAGCCAGATCGGCATGCTGGCGACCATCGGCATGGTGTCGCAGGTGGGCTTCGGCCTGGCCGGCGGCATCATCACCGACCGGATGGGCAGACGCGCGACGACCGCGTGGTTCGACGTGGCGGCCTGGGTCATCCCGTGTGTGCTGTGGGCGTTCGCCCAGAACTTCTGGTTCTTCCTCGCCGCCTCGCTCGTCAACGGCGCGCTGCAGGTGACCCAGAACTCGTGGGACTGCCTCATGGTCGAGGATGCCGAGCGCGGCAAGATCACGCGGATCTACTCGCTCGTCAAGGTCGCGGCCGACTGCTCGGCGCTGTTCGCGCCGATCGCGGCCGTGCTGGTCGCCCAGCTCGGGCTGGAGCCCGCGGTGCGCATCCTGTTCGTCAACGCGGCGCTGGTCATGACCGTCAAGATCGTGTGGCTGTACCGGTGGTCGTCGGAGACCCGCCAGGGCAAGGTCCGCATGGAGCAGACGCGCGGGCAGAGCGTGTGGCGGCTCCTGGCCGGATACCGCGGCGCCCTGGGCCTGCTGCTGCGCTCGCGCGGCTCGCTGCTCGCCCTCGTGGTCGCGGCGCTGACCGCGGCGGTCACGCTCGTCAACGGCACGTTCTGGCAGGTCGTGGTCAGCCAGCACCTGCACGTGCCGGACGCGCTGCTGCCGTTCTTCCCCATGGTCCGCTCGATGCTGTCGGCGCTCTTCTTCTTCACGCTCATCCCACGGCTGACCACCTCCGTGGACCTCAAACGGCCCACGCTGTGGGGGTTCGGGGTGTACCTCGCGGGGCAGCTCGCCCTGGTGGCGATCCCGGCCGCCGACGGCGCGGCGACGGCGGGCACCTTCGCGTTCCTCGCGCTGTGCCTGCTGCTCGACAGCTTTGGCGCGGGCATGCTCTTCATGCTCTCGGAGTCGCTGGTGGCGCTGCACGTCGACGAGGCCGAGCGCTCGCGCGTCATGGCGATCCAGCGCACGTGCGTCATGCTCGCCGCGGCGCCGTTCGGGTGGGTCGCGGGGTGGCTGTCGGGGATGGACCGCACCTACCCGTTCCTGCTCACCGCGGGGCTGCTCGCCGTCGGACTCGTGGTCACCTGGGCACGCTGGGTGCCGACCCACGCCGACCTGGACGCCGCGCTCGCCGCGCAAGAGCCCGCGACGTGACGGCCCCCTCGTCACGCAGCCGTGACACAACGGTGACACGCCGCTAGCACGCCGTTGGCACGCTGGCCACGTGACCCGGATCGTGACGAACTACTTCGCAGCCGCATCCGACGACGTCGCGGCAATGGCTCTGCTGGACCCCGAGGGACCGTCTGCGCTGGCGCAGGGCTCGGGCGAACCGCTCTTCGACACGGTGGAGCTGCCGTCGATCGAGCCGTTCGTGATGCTGGGCACGCTCTACGAGCTGCTCTCAGGTCGGCCCTACCGCGAGTGCACCGCGGAGGATCGGCACGGGCAGGTGGTGGGCGGCTCGGATGAGGGCCCGTGGGTCGTCACGCTGTCGGACGGCCTCGTGAGCGCGCTCGCGCAGACGCATCGGGCGCGCCTGGCCGAGGTCGCCGAGCGGTGGGCCCGCACTCCTGAGCTGCGCACGCTCAACCCGCAGCGCCAGCCGGTGCGGCTCGGCGGCGCGGTGGCCTCACTCGCCGCGTTGGCTCACCGCGCGGTCGAGGTGCGCCACTCGCTGTACTGCTGGACGTGCCTGCCCGAGTGACGCGGTGTGGTCAGTACAGGGCCGACGCCTGGCGAAGCGCGGCCCTGGCCCGCTTGCGGTCACCCGCGGCGTCGTAGGCGAAGGCCAGGCGGTACCACGCGCGCCAACTGTCCGGCGCGGCCTCGACCGCCTCGCGGTAGGGGCCGAACGCCGCGTCGGCGGCGGCTTTGTCGATCCGCCCGCCCGGTGAGCGCGGCAGGTCGTCGACCGGCAGACCGCCACTGGCCGCGAGCTCGTCGGCCATGCGCTGCACGCGCGTGGCCAGGCGGAACTCGACGGCGATGAGCCCCACCACGAGCAGCGGGATGATCAGCGCGGCGGCGCCGATGGCCACGACCAGCGGCTCGCCTGTGCGGATCATCGATATCCCGCGGCCCGCGACCGCCCACACGTACAGCGCGAGCAGCATCGTGACGACGACGGCGCCCACCAGGCCGCGCGCAGGACGCCGCGCGCCGTGCGCCATCACAGCTCCAGCAGGTGCTCGAGC is a window from the Xylanimonas ulmi genome containing:
- a CDS encoding DUF4328 domain-containing protein is translated as MTEQPRVPHLTPPSPSPGPALRAGPDARDVPAFRGYQPRRTPVLPQAPTRLATATVAIAAAVTLAQVALLLATLHAAASAASGRAGGGPAAGTTAVDVTGLLVVLAQVGAFVVTCGWLSAARAFAQAASEVGHVRGGVWVWLGWVVPIVNLWFPYQVVRDVAAGTGVRPRATLGLWWGCWLAAMLLGNVEAFGAQTASRLDVAADLGATAATLAAFALWARVVRAVAARQAAWPSAAR
- a CDS encoding MBL fold metallo-hydrolase translates to MRELRQVATGVWVATAQVWTSNTVVVVDDDGAALVVDPGITRAEVDGLVAAVEAHGWRVVAGLSTHPHWDHVLWSPAWGAAPRFAAPRAIAALAGDVERGWAEASATAPGHDRALFGALTPLPTADGAPLGSPVPLGSPVPLGPPAPRGCRVVTHDAHAPGHLALVTRGVLVAGDMLSDVEVPLLDVGPGGDGARAPRDPVADYRAALDALERAVEECEVDVLVPGHGAVAVGREAIARRFADDRAYLRDPDGSRDPRLADAWVAGEHAAQVAFLRSRATG
- a CDS encoding AzlC family ABC transporter permease — protein: MARIPPSPAVRAATRQGLSVAIATGLYGVSFGALSVAAGIGVLPTMALSLLLFSGGSQFALVGVVGAGGSPVAAVATAALLGARNTLYGAVVTPLLGVRGPRRALAAQLTIDESTAVAAAQADRRAARAGFWVTGVGVFALWNAFTLLGALAGHAMGDPRAWGLDAAAAAAFLALVWPRLASRATQVVAGVAVLVSVALIPVAPSGIPVLAAAASAIVVGWVAGPRATAPASERAGA
- a CDS encoding tetratricopeptide repeat protein, with product MAHGARRPARGLVGAVVVTMLLALYVWAVAGRGISMIRTGEPLVVAIGAAALIIPLLVVGLIAVEFRLATRVQRMADELAASGGLPVDDLPRSPGGRIDKAAADAAFGPYREAVEAAPDSWRAWYRLAFAYDAAGDRKRARAALRQASALY
- a CDS encoding NAD-dependent succinate-semialdehyde dehydrogenase, with the protein product MVTALSPALVSHLPTGLLVDGHWGPATGGRTFEVADPATGDVLFDVADAAPEDARRALAAAHDAAPAWRATPPRERGELLRAVYERLVARADDVAALITAESGKTRAEARAEALYGADFLRWYAEEAVRLPGLARTAPGGANRQLVHRRPIGPALLITPWNFPLAMATRKIGPALAAGCCVVVKPAHLAPLTTMLVAEVLRSELEERGLPAGVVNVVPTSRSAAATSPLLADPRLRKLSFTGSTAVGRSLLEQAAAQVLGVSMELGGNAPFIVMPDADLDAAIEGAMVAKLRNAGQSCVAANRFLVHDSLARQFARRLAERFDALRLGPGADDGVDLGPLIDPAAVEKVDALVADATARGAQVLAGGERLARPGSFYRPTVLTGVGPDARVAREEVFGPVAPVIAFADDDEAIALANDTEYGLAAYAYTTSLARAARLGDELEAGMIGLNRGMVSDASAPFGGLKQSGLGREGGEAGVEEYLETVYVAL
- a CDS encoding GNAT family N-acetyltransferase is translated as MALFTSADGVSADVSVRPAVPGDEDAVTRVQTAAWRVAPALGDAVVDLVDADAVRARWAQAVTAPPGPGFAVLVALAGPAVVGFTAVAPGQLLALEVDPAHRRRGHGSRLLSAAVDRLRADGADAVVTWVLDGDEARERFLGQSGLGPDGPERALAVGLEADGVRSVVEHRWSALL
- a CDS encoding AzlD domain-containing protein yields the protein MSAAALWATVLAASLACFALKLAGHLVPEHWLADPRVARLTSLVTVALLTSLVVVQTLGAGRGVTLDARLPALAVAAIALVLRAPFIVVVVLAAATAAGLRWLGWG
- the dapA gene encoding 4-hydroxy-tetrahydrodipicolinate synthase, encoding MALTSNPARPFGAVLTAMVTPMAADGTVDLEAARRLAVWLVDHGCDGIVLNGTTGEAPTTHAPEKADLVAAVVDAVGDRATVLAGAGSNDTAHAARMAQQAAQAGADGLLVVSPYYSRPSQEGLARHFETVADAGGKPVMLYDVPGRTGVRVSAQAYERVARHPLIVATKDASGDVAAVAGLSASTGLAWYSGDDALLLPFLAHGGAGVVSVAAHAVPGAFAQAVAAWDAGDTAGALAAFRAALPAITALNGAGFQAVMAKAAVEALGVVTGRTVRLPLVAASDDEAAAVRASLVDAGALAATS
- a CDS encoding MFS transporter; this translates as MVTSGDSLWRTLVGLRGNPRACVWTEPLWGLSMALVLPYLSVFMLSLGLHDSQIGMLATIGMVSQVGFGLAGGIITDRMGRRATTAWFDVAAWVIPCVLWAFAQNFWFFLAASLVNGALQVTQNSWDCLMVEDAERGKITRIYSLVKVAADCSALFAPIAAVLVAQLGLEPAVRILFVNAALVMTVKIVWLYRWSSETRQGKVRMEQTRGQSVWRLLAGYRGALGLLLRSRGSLLALVVAALTAAVTLVNGTFWQVVVSQHLHVPDALLPFFPMVRSMLSALFFFTLIPRLTTSVDLKRPTLWGFGVYLAGQLALVAIPAADGAATAGTFAFLALCLLLDSFGAGMLFMLSESLVALHVDEAERSRVMAIQRTCVMLAAAPFGWVAGWLSGMDRTYPFLLTAGLLAVGLVVTWARWVPTHADLDAALAAQEPAT
- a CDS encoding ribonuclease J, whose protein sequence is MSHPHPELTLPPPLRAGGLRIVALGGLGEVGRNMAVLEYAGRLLIIDCGVLFPEDNQPGVDLILPDFDYIKDRLDDVEAIVLTHGHEDHIGAVPYLLRLKRDIPLVGSQLTLAFVEAKLKEHRISPITLAVKEGQTERFGVFSCEFVAVNHSIPDALAVAVTTDAGTVLHTGDFKMDQLPLDGRITDLRAFARLGEQGVDLFMVDSTNAEVPGFVTPEVEIGPVLDSVFAQADKRIIVASFASHVHRVQQVLNAAQNHGRRVALVGRSMVRNMAIAADLGYLRVPDGVLIDLKKAADLPDDQIVYMSTGSQGEPMAALSRMANGDHQVRVGHGDTVILASSLIPGNENSVFRVINGLTRLGARVVHSGNAKVHVSGHASAGELLYCYNVLRPKNVMPVHGEVRHLVANGALAVRTGVPAERVVLAEDGVVVDLVDGKASVVGAVPCGYVYVDGSSVGEITEAELKDRRILGEEGFVSVFAVVDSATGKVLAGPQILVRGMAEDAAVFDEIRPEVVKALEDAITAGATDTYQLQQIMRRVIGQWVNRRLRRRPMIVPVVVEA